Genomic window (Spirosoma sp. KCTC 42546):
AAATGTAGGGTTGCCTTTTTTTAGGGTATTTAGTGTGCTGAGTAGATTTACTCAGCAAGCTGCGGATAGATTAAACGGTTTTGTTGATGGGATATATTGTTTATATAGGTTATGAAAATATGACCTGCCGACCCGATCGATTAAAAAAAGCTCCGTAATTGGTGACCTTATATTCCTGGCCTACTTAAACGTACTTCGAAGCCAACAGGATAATTGAGCCGTTCTACCCTTTTGTTACCAATATAGAAGCCCGATGGGAGCACCACGGATTATAGCTAAGGAGTGAACGTGGCGTATTTGAACCGTGACCTTTCGGGCTAGTGCCAGTCTAATGATCAGTAGTTTTAATAAATCTGTAAATAAACTAAAAGTCTGGCTACTAGGTCCAAATCACATCTTATACTCGTTGAGGAAGAGTCAAAACACGAACAAACATTGACTATTAGTATGTGTTGTAGGGTCTGATAGCTCTGTCAACGCAACCTTGCTCAGAAGCCTTTGTATCCGTACTAAAGATTGTGATTGGCCAAACGCTTTTCATTGCGAAAACGCTGAACCCCTGGCTTGCCTGTTAAGGGCCCCCTTCATTACCCATAAATGAATACTAGATCTTTGAGGAGTCAACGACTCCACCCGAATCAGTTGGAAAGCAGCAATGTTGTCGCATCCTGGTCAGAGTCGCTCGCTCTGTTTCATGCCTACTATTACAAAGTAATGGCCTGTCTTCAAGAAAATAAACGCAGACCAAGATCTGATCAGAACCAGTTCATTAGCAGGTGCTCACAGGATAGACTAGTAGCTCTGCTGATGAGAATGCAGGCGGAGCTGCAAATGCTCTTTCAGGATATTGATGGCTTAGTACTCCTAACTCCTGGCATCGACAACGGATTAACTAAAAAGCTAGCCATTCACGCAAAGTACCTAACCCAATTAAATCAGCAAGCCCGCTTACTGCTTACGGATCAGTTTCCAAACCAGGTAGTTTAATTTAGCTGTAGCCATTGGATCTCCTGTTGCCAGATTTAATCCAAATTTTGTTGCTCAAACACGGCTTTTCTAGCTAGAAAAGGCACGCAAACAGGACCAGAAAAGACTACAAGCATTGGAGCAAAAGCAGACCGAACTGGAGCACTTGTTAAAGCAGATTATAAGCCGGAAGTAGGTATATAATTGGGGTTCTTGGCAGTTTATTTGTGTCGGAAGTGTGGAGAATGCAGGCTATAAAACGTCTTTTCTGTCTGTGACCTTTTGTCCGCTTTCTGGCCCAATGGGCCGTTTGCAAACTATAAATATTAAGCCTGGCTTATATCGCCGGGCTTTTTTCGTGTAGAACTCAGCAGAATAAATGGAGATAATTTCGCGTTAACTAACTAACCTGTTCGTAGCAAGCACCCAGAAATGTATCCTTAGTTATTTGTGGAATCACAGACATCCCAGTGTGTTTACCAGTGTAGATAGCATCGAAAGCCCACTTTCCTAGTCCAGGCTTTTTTGTAGCATAAAATGCCAGATTTGGATATTTTATGTTATAAAAAATGATTATTTGGTGTATATTCGCGACCTTAACTACCCGAAAAGGGAAATTTTATCAACACTAATCTATAGCTGTGGTATATCATTGCCATGCGGCTTATAATTATTTGTAAAAATTAATATATGATCAACTTTTGTAATTACCTTTGAAGTATAGTTGTTCTGGTGGGTAAGCTCCAGGAGCTATTTTGAGGTATTACTAATCAACAACCACAGTTTACTTTTTAAACAGTTTCGCAGGACTGCCTGTGCGGTAAAAAACTGCCGGGCTGCGGGAGCGGATGAGTTTACAGGTTATTGTAGACTCAGTCATTTTTCTACGATAAATCAATCGAAGACTCAATGATAAGACCGCTTCTACTTTACACATTATGATTCATACAATTTATCGGGCTTTTTTTTTGTGTGCACTGCCCTATCTGCTCCAGGCGCAGTTTATCATTAACTCTCCTAAGACCCGTTCAGTCATTCAACGCGATGGCGCCAATCGTGCCCAACTCATTATCGCCGGTACTGCTCCCAATTCATCCTCTACTATCGAAGCGCGCCTGATACCAATGGTGGTAGGGCAAGGTACTCCTAGCGACTGGACGACCGTAGCCACCGTCACTGGTGATCACACATTTAGAGGCACACTGGCCGCCCTGGGCGGCTGGTATCGGGTTGAGATACGCGCCAAAGCAGCAACTGCGATTATTGCCGATACGGCTGTCAATCGTATCGGTGTAGGCGAGGTATTTGTCATTGCGGGCCAATCTAATGCCCAGGGCGGTATCGAGAAAAATGTCCCACCGGCCATTGATGACCGGGTATCCTGCATCGACTTATTTCAATATAACTCGATTGACACCCAGGCCTTCCCCTTCATGTTCAGTCATGTCAGTGCAGGAGCCAGCATTGGCCCATCGAATTCGCCCTACCTCTGGGGTATTTTGGGCGATAGTCTGACCAAACGGCTCAATGTACCGATTCTGTTTCTGGGGGCCGCTCAGGGCGGCAGTAATAGTACTGAGTGGGCAATCAGTGCTGCGGCAACGCCAGCTACTCTCCCCTATCAGCGCATCAGTGCCACGCTCTTATCCTACATTAATCGACTGGGTATGAGGGCCATCTTGTGGCATCAGGGTGAAAGCGACGGCGGGGTGGCTGAACAGGCGTACGTCAACAACCTCAACTCGATCATCAGTAAAAGTCGTCAGCAACTGAATCATAGTCGCCTGGCCTGGCTGATATCACGGGCTAGTTACATATCGGGCCAAACAAATAGCCAGGTAATTGCTGCCCAGAACCGCTTAAGTAGGGAGGTATCAGATGTATACGCTGGTCCAGCAACTGATGGGCTGATTGGTCCCGATAACCGCGTCGATGACATCCATTTTGGTGGAAATGGTCTTTGGCGCGTGGCCAATTTATGGAATCAGAGTCTGACAGATCTGTTTTTTAGTCAGTCAATTCCGTTCATCCCTACAACCTCTACCATCGGGACCGATGCGGGCTGGCAACCTGTTACAACAGGCAGTCCGTTTAGCAGTCTCCAGCGGGTAGGTTATCGCTATGAGTCGTCGTCGCGCGGTTTTTTTCTGTTAGTCGGCTCAAGCGGACCAGTTGAGGGGCGGTTAGAACGGCTGGATAGTGGTGAGTTCACGGACACATCCTGGTCTACGCTTACCCCCACGGCTAGTTCAAGCTCTAACAATCCGGGTTTCAGTGATTATGCGTCTTTACGTGGTTATCCGTCCAGTATATCGCCGGGCCGCTATAGGCTATCAGTACGCCAGGTTGGGGATACGGGCCCAGGTTATCAACTCGAGACGGTCTTACACGATTATCGTAATACTCTATTCATCGGTAATGAGCCCGTTATCCAACAGACTGGCCCAGTAGTCAGCTCCGATTTAACCATCAATCTGGACTTACCGCAGGCTAACTTCGCAACCGCAGGCAATGTGGATAATTTCGTGGTGAATGTCTTTGAGGTAGCTGGCCTACCCACTTCTTCGGGCAATGTCCGGGTCAACATTACCGTCCCTGTTGGTTATAGCCTCTCTTTTGCCTCCAGTCTGACCAATATCAACGTATCCGGCGGAGCATATAACCCGGTAGCGGTGGATAATTCACAGTGGACAGCAACACCTTTGGTGGCGGATCGGCAGTTAACCCTGACGATGAACGCAGGAACCTTTATCCCTGGTAATGGCAAGTCGAGTTTAGGTTTTAGCATCATCCGGACAACGGCTAACCCTGGCAGTGCGGCTAACATCACGGTCAACGTAGCGGATGACCCGACCAAGAGTTATGATAGCAACCTGTCCAACAATGTGTATGTCCGCGTCATCAGTGGATTATAACGGAGGGATAATGTTGTCTTTGTGAGTTGTTTTAGTCATTAATGTTCAGGGCTCTGACTTGGGACTGTCGTTTTTTAGTGACCTATTTTGGGGATTGTCTTCTAAGCTGTGCGATTGCGCCAATATAGCAGCAATACATACGGTAGATTTTAACGCTGGCTTCTCTTGAGGCCAGCGTTTTTTTATAGCAAAACAGTACCATCGTGATTTATAGGATTGATATTGGAAGCAGCCTAGTTGCCATTCCCTAAGTTCCAATCACCGTTAAATCAAAGGACGAGCCTTTGTATTGGACAGAGGTTTAATTTACTGTGCTCTTTTAAGCTGCTCAACCCCATGAACCAATCTATTTTTATCCTCATTAGCCTGCTCATACGAGTTTCAGCAACTCAGGCACAACCGACTGTTGGATTAAATACGGTCAACCGTTCCGTCGAATCCACAGTAGCGGAGAAAGCTCCCTACACCAGTAAGGCCACCGAGGCCCCCTTTTACATAAAGGCTTATGGGTTTTACAGCCTGCTGACACCAGGGACAGAAATCAATTATAGTGGGTCACAAAGCCAAATCAGTTCACCCACCACCTACAAGCCAATCAATACGCATCTGGGGGCTGGCCCGCGCGCTGGTATCGGAGTTGGAGTCATCGTCAGTGACTTCATTAACGTTGGAATTGATGCCGATGTTCTGATTGGAACAGCGCTGAAGGTTGACAACAATGTTTTCGTTGGCAGTGGCAGTACCTATAGCTTCTATGCCATTTCCACCAATACAACACTAAGGGTCTTGTCTATTATACCCAACATCACCTTTAAGGCCCTCTCGCGGCCAGCCTATTACATTTACAATCGACTCGGTCTGGTGGGAGGGCTCGTACTGGATTACAAGACGACTAGTAATGTTCTTGAAACGCCTACTAAAGGAGCAGTCACTACGTCTGTAGGCAACACTACGTACACAAAAAATTCCCTGGCGTTGGGGTATCAGGCCGCCCTGGGGATTCAGTTTCGGTTGAGTCAATCTATCCGGGGGTTTGCCGAAGTGGTGGCGTACAATCAATCGTTCAAACCCAGGGAGGTTCAAAATACCACGACCAGTACAAAGAGTGGAGTCGCGACCCTACAGAATTCCACTACCGAATTCAAAGATCAGGGCGACTATAATAAATCCAACCCCTACGAACAACCAAGCTATAATGTAGCAATCAATAGTGTGGGCATAGGGGCAGGTCTGGTAGTCCGGTTTTAGTTGCAGACCAATTAGTCATGCCAACATAATCTCAAAGCTCGTAATAGACTGTAAATCTCAGATAAACCGTCAACGCTTCTACTCATGAATCGATTCGTCATGCTCCTCATCGGCTTGCTCATGTGCACTGCAATGGTGCAAGCCCAGTCTACCCTTGCATCAAATACCCTACACCCGGTGGACAAAACGGCTGCACCAGAAACTGCTCCACGCAAGACTAAAGCCAGCGAGTCTCCCTTTTATGTTAAGCTGTATGGATCGTATGGCTTATTAACGCCGGGAGTACAGATCAACTACAGCGAGACACAAAGTGCGACTGGTATTGCTTTTCCATTCAAAACAACGAATAAAGGATTGGGCGCTGGTCCACGCGCCGGTATCGGAGTTGGCCTGATCGCGAGCGAATTCATCAATGTGGGCGTTGATGCCGATATCCTGTTTGGAACAGCAGTAACAATTACGAATAGTTATAACGATGGTTCTTTTACGTACACAAACTCGTCGAGCACAACGCTGAAGGTTTTATCCATTACGCCCAACATCACCTTCAAAGCTCTCTCGCGGCCAGCCTATTACATCTATAACCGACTTGGCCTGGTGGGAGGGCTCGTGCTCGATTATAAGACGGTCGACAACGCGCTTAACCAGCCAAACAGAGGAGTTGCTAGTTCATTTGAAACCACTGCAACGTACACAAAAAACTCCCTGGCATTGGGGTATCAGGCCGCCCTGGGGATTCAGTTTCGGCTGAGTCAGGCCATCCGGGGGTTTGCCGAAGTAGTGGCGTACAATCAATCATTCAAGCCAAAAAGACTTGAAGTTGTCAGTTCCAACGTAATTGCGGGAAAACCCACTAACGGTGTTGTCGTTACGGAATACACGGATGAGGGCAGCATAGTAAATTCGACCACTTCCCAACCGAATCAAGCCTTGAGCTTTAACGTAGCCATGAACAGTGTGGGTGTCGGGGTAGGTCTGGTAGTCCGGTTTTAATTGCTCCTTACGCTGCCCTGCAACCTAGGTTGAACCTTACCAAACGGTTATCCTTGCCGTTTCTGGTTTATATAGTTTATCACCCGGTTGCACATTAAATGCTTTGTAAAAAGGCGTGAAGTTCATCAGCGGTCCGTTTACGCGCCACTTGGCCGGTGAATGCGGATTGGTGTTTACGTACATGCGCATAAACTCATCCTTTGTTTTTACGCGCCATATTCTTGCTATTGAGATGAAAAAACGCTGATCAGGTGTAAAGCCATCCAGTTTTGTCGTGTCTTTACCTTGGTCCGTCAATTTAAAGGCATCATAAGCAATAGCGACACCAGCAATGTCGGCGGTGTTTTCACCCACCGTTAAGGCCCCTTTTACATGCATCGAATCGAGTACGGTAAACGAGTTGTACTGGTCAATTACCTGTTGGGTCTTCGCTTTAAATTTATCATAATCCGATTTTTTCCACCAGTTGGTCACATTGCCGACTTTATCATACTGGGCTCCCTGATCGTCGAACGAGTGCGTTATTTCGTGACCAATCACCATACCGATGCCCCCATAATTAAGTGCATCATCGGCATATAAGTTAAAATAAGGGGATTGTAAGATGCCAGCCGGGAAAACAATCTCATTGAGCGGAGGATTGTTGTACGCTGTTACCGTTGGTGGCGTCGTGAACCATTCCGTTCTGTCGACCGGCTTTCCTACTTTAGCCAGGCTGTAGAGGTAGTCATTTTTATTCGCCGACAACCGGTTTTCAAAATAAGCATCTCGTTTCACGTCCACTTTTGAGTAATCTCGCCATCTATCCGGATAACCGATTTTTTCCGTGAAGGCGAACAGTTTTTCTTTAGCCTTTGCTTTGGTGGAATCGCTCATCCAATCCAGCTTGTTGATGCGGGCTTCAAAGGCTTTTTCCAGGTTGTCGACCAGAACGGCCATGCGCTTCTTGGCATCTTCCGGAAAATATTTTTTCACATACAACTGGGCCAGTGCCTGTCCGAGCGAGCCATCGACAGCTTGCGTCATTTCTTCGGCACGTGTTTTCTTAACCGCTTGTCCGGTCAGAATTTTTGTGTAGGCAAACGACGCATCAACAAACGGTTGGCTTAAGAATTTCGAATAGTTGGTCAGCGCATTGGCTTTTAAATAGACTTTCCAATCGTTGATGGGGACCGATTTTACGAGTGTATTCAGCTTGTCATAATAAGCAGGTTGGCCGACGTTAACTGAATCGGCCTTTACGCCCAAGTCGTTCAACAACGTTGTCCAGCGTAGGTTAGCATGTTTCTTTGACAGCGCAGCAACCGCCAGTTTGTTGTAGTTCGCCTTTACATTTCGGAGTTCGATATTTGTTCGATGTGCGTTGGCTAACTGTTTTTCAATATCATAGGTCACTGTGGCGTTTTTCTGGGCGGCAGCGGCATCGGTGCCGGTCAATTCAAACAAGCGGGTGAGGTATGTTTTGTAGGCTTTTTGAATAGCGAGTGTCGACGAATCGGTCTTGAAATAATAATCTCGTTCCGGCAAGCCAATACCCGCCTGATAAAACTGCGCAATATTGACCGTACTGTGTTTGTCATCGGGACCTACCGAAAAACCAATGATGGAACCATCACCTGATTTTTGTTCGTCAGCCACCAGCTTCAGCAGTAAAGCTATATCGGTCACAGCATCGATTCGGGCGAGCACGGGCTTGATGGGTTCATAACCGCGTTTGTTAATTGCGGTTGTGTCCATTCCTGACGCATAAAAATCGCCTACCTTTTGTTCGATGCTTCCCGCCGGATGAGTGCTTCCCGAAATGCTGTCCAGAATCGCCTGTAGCCGTATCCGCTGCGGGAAATTCATAAAGGAGTATGAACCCACACCTGTTTGACTAGGTGGTATCTGGGCAGTATCGTACCAAATTCCGTTGGCGTACATAAAAAAGTCATCGCCGGGTTTTTTGGTCGTGTCGATTCCCGTTAGAACTACGCGGTTTGTATCCGTATCAGAAACATGCTTACAAGCGCCTGCCAGCAACAGCGCCAGAGCGAAAAATAGTAGTCTTTTCATGGTTTACAGTTTATTGGTATTAGGCAATGTACACCAATATTCTTGTCAAGATTAAAAAAGCATCGATCTAAATTGAGTAGCAAGGGTTGAGCAGTAAAACTAGTTTCAAGATCATTTTTGACTAGTGAGCTTCAACTGGCTTATATATGACTTTATTCCTGGACTAGTCAGATATATAGCGTTTAGGCTTTTGGGAAATTTTGAGCAAGCTTTGGAGCAGCTATTCTGTCGTGATAGCCAAACCCATTTACATTATTTAAGTACAAAATATACACACATATATTTTTGTACTTAAATAACACGGTTTTAAATAAAGTTAGTTATGTCTAATTCGACAGCTTCAATATCTTTTAAATATGATTTACAAGATTTTAGTTGAGAAGTTAAAATGCCTACGACTTTGTTTACTTCCGAATCTATCTCATGCTTTACATTTTGACTTATCCAGTCAAAACTTAAATTTGAATCTTTATTGTCATACACATGGGAAATTAAAGGCATTGTATCAACTTTTCGAATACTACTAAACTCTTGAGTTGGAATTACTTTTTCACTCTTTAGTATTGCGAATAAATTCCCTATAAACTCTTCAATAAGCATATAATATTTGAAGGGTGGATGTACATAGCCAATAACTTCCCACTCGTCATTATCTATTATCTCTTTACTGTTACTTACAACTAAGCCAGAAGTAAAAATATTTAACACCGCTTTTAGTTGTGCATTTACACCTCTTCTTTTTAATTTAGATATTAAATCTTTGATTATAGGGATTTCTATATATTTTACATAATTATATTTGTCTAACTCTTTGCATAAAGACATGAAATTTTGAATATCCGATCCGTATGTATGAGCTGTGCTATTTTTCTTGTACTCTAACCTAACACGTATTTTAGCATAAATGGCCTCTTTGTTGGAACTTGTACTTTCAATGCAAGATGCTGCAAAATATTCTTGCATTGATCTATGAGCGAACGAAAGTATACCACTATCCTCGACCCATATTCCTATGGCAGTTTTTAAATCATCAACTACCTTATTCAGATCAAAATTTGGGAAATTTTTATTTTTATCTATGGCGATCTTTTTGGCAATACCTAATTTTTGCTTTGCATAACCTCTGTCAAATGAATATTGGCTATCAAAAAAAGTTATTAAGGAGAAAGCCTTAAGAAGTTCTTCAAATTGCTCTTGATGTAAAGTTGAAGAAAATTCCCTTTCGAAGCCGATTTTACTAGCTGAATCATGCTCTCTATATAATACCTCAAAAACTCGTCTATAGAATATAGATTTGCTATCGGGAACACTTGAATTAGTTGAATAAGTTACAATATATAATGTTAGTAATAAGGGATTAG
Coding sequences:
- a CDS encoding sialate O-acetylesterase, producing the protein MIHTIYRAFFLCALPYLLQAQFIINSPKTRSVIQRDGANRAQLIIAGTAPNSSSTIEARLIPMVVGQGTPSDWTTVATVTGDHTFRGTLAALGGWYRVEIRAKAATAIIADTAVNRIGVGEVFVIAGQSNAQGGIEKNVPPAIDDRVSCIDLFQYNSIDTQAFPFMFSHVSAGASIGPSNSPYLWGILGDSLTKRLNVPILFLGAAQGGSNSTEWAISAAATPATLPYQRISATLLSYINRLGMRAILWHQGESDGGVAEQAYVNNLNSIISKSRQQLNHSRLAWLISRASYISGQTNSQVIAAQNRLSREVSDVYAGPATDGLIGPDNRVDDIHFGGNGLWRVANLWNQSLTDLFFSQSIPFIPTTSTIGTDAGWQPVTTGSPFSSLQRVGYRYESSSRGFFLLVGSSGPVEGRLERLDSGEFTDTSWSTLTPTASSSSNNPGFSDYASLRGYPSSISPGRYRLSVRQVGDTGPGYQLETVLHDYRNTLFIGNEPVIQQTGPVVSSDLTINLDLPQANFATAGNVDNFVVNVFEVAGLPTSSGNVRVNITVPVGYSLSFASSLTNINVSGGAYNPVAVDNSQWTATPLVADRQLTLTMNAGTFIPGNGKSSLGFSIIRTTANPGSAANITVNVADDPTKSYDSNLSNNVYVRVISGL
- a CDS encoding M13 family metallopeptidase → MKRLLFFALALLLAGACKHVSDTDTNRVVLTGIDTTKKPGDDFFMYANGIWYDTAQIPPSQTGVGSYSFMNFPQRIRLQAILDSISGSTHPAGSIEQKVGDFYASGMDTTAINKRGYEPIKPVLARIDAVTDIALLLKLVADEQKSGDGSIIGFSVGPDDKHSTVNIAQFYQAGIGLPERDYYFKTDSSTLAIQKAYKTYLTRLFELTGTDAAAAQKNATVTYDIEKQLANAHRTNIELRNVKANYNKLAVAALSKKHANLRWTTLLNDLGVKADSVNVGQPAYYDKLNTLVKSVPINDWKVYLKANALTNYSKFLSQPFVDASFAYTKILTGQAVKKTRAEEMTQAVDGSLGQALAQLYVKKYFPEDAKKRMAVLVDNLEKAFEARINKLDWMSDSTKAKAKEKLFAFTEKIGYPDRWRDYSKVDVKRDAYFENRLSANKNDYLYSLAKVGKPVDRTEWFTTPPTVTAYNNPPLNEIVFPAGILQSPYFNLYADDALNYGGIGMVIGHEITHSFDDQGAQYDKVGNVTNWWKKSDYDKFKAKTQQVIDQYNSFTVLDSMHVKGALTVGENTADIAGVAIAYDAFKLTDQGKDTTKLDGFTPDQRFFISIARIWRVKTKDEFMRMYVNTNPHSPAKWRVNGPLMNFTPFYKAFNVQPGDKLYKPETARITVW
- a CDS encoding NACHT domain-containing NTPase gives rise to the protein MEATLLKSAAPAIIKEVYQTSSSFLGGIKDEAKQLFSDALSEYLYKYEVDFRLIKTILHRHEPVPFYEIYFPAKLKKREHNKSHEAIVDTQSVNRVFWNTRFVTVTGDAGSGKSTLIKHLFLNCIKEKFGIPILIQLRDLNECSNDLQHFIKEKIINLKLAQNNEILNRLLNAGNFVFLLDGYDEVQAKHKNKVITSINSFVEKYDKNRYLITTRPYSNLEMLPKFHNYYMQDLSEDDIGKFIDLQKIKQNLADKIKQSLAIAKNNYINSYLTNPLLLTLYIVTYSTNSSVPDSKSIFYRRVFEVLYREHDSASKIGFEREFSSTLHQEQFEELLKAFSLITFFDSQYSFDRGYAKQKLGIAKKIAIDKNKNFPNFDLNKVVDDLKTAIGIWVEDSGILSFAHRSMQEYFAASCIESTSSNKEAIYAKIRVRLEYKKNSTAHTYGSDIQNFMSLCKELDKYNYVKYIEIPIIKDLISKLKRRGVNAQLKAVLNIFTSGLVVSNSKEIIDNDEWEVIGYVHPPFKYYMLIEEFIGNLFAILKSEKVIPTQEFSSIRKVDTMPLISHVYDNKDSNLSFDWISQNVKHEIDSEVNKVVGILTSQLKSCKSYLKDIEAVELDITNFI